A section of the Pseudomonas flavescens genome encodes:
- the rplV gene encoding 50S ribosomal protein L22, whose product MEVAAKLSGARISAQKARLVADQIRGKKVGEALNLLAFSSKKAAEIIKKVLESAVANAEHNEGADVDDLKVSTVFVNEGRSLKRIMPRAKGRADRIVKRSCHITVKVADK is encoded by the coding sequence ATGGAAGTAGCCGCTAAGTTGTCGGGCGCTCGCATCTCCGCCCAGAAAGCCCGCTTGGTCGCCGACCAGATTCGCGGGAAGAAGGTGGGCGAAGCGCTCAACCTGCTGGCTTTCAGCAGTAAGAAAGCCGCTGAAATCATCAAGAAAGTGCTGGAGTCGGCTGTAGCCAACGCCGAGCACAACGAAGGCGCAGACGTTGATGACCTGAAGGTCAGCACCGTTTTCGTCAACGAGGGGCGTTCGCTTAAGCGCATCATGCCGCGTGCCAAAGGCCGCGCTGATCGCATCGTCAAGCGGTCTTGCCATATCACTGTCAAGGTTGCGGACAAGTAA
- the rpsS gene encoding 30S ribosomal protein S19 → MPRSLKKGPFIDLHLLKKVEVAAEKNDRKPVKTWSRRSMILPQMVGLTIAVHNGRQHVPVLVNEDMVGHKLGEFAGTRTYRGHVADKKAKR, encoded by the coding sequence GTGCCACGTTCTCTGAAAAAAGGTCCTTTTATCGATCTTCACCTACTGAAGAAGGTCGAAGTGGCAGCAGAAAAGAACGATCGCAAGCCGGTGAAAACCTGGTCGCGCCGTTCGATGATTCTGCCGCAGATGGTCGGTCTGACCATCGCCGTGCATAACGGTCGTCAACACGTCCCAGTTCTCGTGAACGAAGACATGGTCGGCCACAAACTGGGCGAATTTGCCGGCACCCGTACCTATCGTGGGCACGTGGCTGACAAGAAAGCCAAGCGTTAA
- the rplB gene encoding 50S ribosomal protein L2, producing MAIVKCKPTSPGRRFVVKVVNQELHKGAPHAPLLEKKSKTGGRNNNGRITTRHIGGGHKQHYRLVDFRRNDKDGIPATVERVEYDPNRTAHIALLKYADGERRYIIAPKGVSAGDQLVAGSMAPIKAGNSLPLRNIPVGSTVHGIELKPGKGAQIARSAGASAQLIAREGVYVTLRLRSGEMRKVLAECRATLGEVSNSEHSLRSLGKAGAKRWRGVRPTVRGVAMNPVDHPHGGGEGRTSGGRHPVSPWGFPTKGAKTRGNKRTDNMIVRRRK from the coding sequence ATGGCAATCGTTAAATGCAAACCGACTTCCCCGGGCCGCCGTTTTGTGGTCAAGGTGGTCAATCAGGAGCTGCACAAAGGCGCTCCTCATGCTCCACTGCTCGAGAAGAAGTCGAAGACTGGCGGTCGTAACAACAACGGCCGTATCACTACCCGTCATATCGGTGGTGGTCACAAGCAGCACTATCGTCTGGTCGATTTCCGTCGCAACGACAAAGATGGCATTCCAGCCACTGTCGAGCGCGTTGAATATGACCCGAACCGTACCGCGCACATCGCTCTGCTGAAATATGCAGATGGTGAGCGTCGTTACATCATCGCACCGAAAGGTGTGAGCGCCGGCGATCAGCTGGTTGCTGGTTCGATGGCGCCGATCAAGGCTGGTAACAGCCTGCCGCTGCGTAACATTCCGGTTGGTTCGACCGTTCACGGTATCGAGCTGAAGCCGGGCAAAGGTGCTCAAATCGCTCGTTCCGCTGGTGCTTCGGCTCAGCTGATCGCTCGTGAAGGCGTCTACGTCACCCTGCGTCTGCGCAGCGGTGAAATGCGTAAAGTGCTGGCCGAATGCCGCGCGACCCTGGGTGAAGTCTCGAACTCCGAGCACAGCCTGCGTTCGCTGGGTAAAGCTGGTGCCAAACGCTGGCGTGGCGTTCGCCCGACCGTTCGTGGTGTTGCCATGAACCCGGTCGACCACCCACACGGTGGTGGTGAAGGTCGTACCTCTGGTGGTCGTCATCCGGTGTCTCCATGGGGCTTCCCGACTAAGGGCGCGAAGACTCGTGGTAACAAACGCACCGACAACATGATCGTCCGTCGTCGCAAGTAA
- the rplW gene encoding 50S ribosomal protein L23 produces the protein MNQERVFKVLLGPHISEKATTLADKKSQFVFKVATDATKLEIKKAVESLFSVKVQHVTTQNVLGKSKRTARGLGKRNDWKKAIISLQPGQDLDFATSSAE, from the coding sequence ATGAACCAGGAACGCGTATTCAAAGTGCTGCTTGGCCCGCACATCTCCGAGAAGGCCACGACTCTGGCAGACAAGAAAAGCCAGTTCGTTTTCAAGGTTGCAACTGACGCAACCAAGCTGGAAATCAAGAAGGCCGTCGAAAGCCTGTTCAGCGTGAAGGTTCAGCATGTCACTACTCAGAACGTTCTGGGTAAGAGCAAGCGCACCGCTCGCGGTCTGGGCAAGCGTAACGACTGGAAGAAGGCGATCATCTCCCTTCAGCCAGGCCAGGATCTCGATTTCGCCACCAGCAGTGCTGAGTAA
- the rplD gene encoding 50S ribosomal protein L4 has protein sequence MQLNVNGAQAIEVSDATFGGDYNETLVHQAVVAYMAGGRQGSKQQKTRSDVSGGGKRPWRQKGTGRARAGTTRGPIWRGGGVTFAARPQNHDQKLNKKMYRAAIRSILAELVRSDRLVVVEDFAVEAPKTKELLGKLNDMGLTDVLIVSDAVDQNLYLAARNLPHVDVRDVQGSDPVSLIAYEKVLVTVSAVKKFEELLG, from the coding sequence ATGCAATTAAATGTAAATGGCGCTCAAGCGATCGAAGTCTCTGATGCGACTTTCGGTGGCGACTACAACGAGACCCTGGTTCACCAAGCAGTCGTAGCCTACATGGCTGGCGGCCGTCAGGGCAGCAAACAGCAGAAGACTCGTTCCGACGTTTCCGGTGGCGGCAAGCGCCCGTGGCGTCAGAAGGGTACTGGCCGTGCGCGTGCTGGTACCACTCGTGGCCCGATCTGGCGTGGCGGTGGTGTGACCTTCGCAGCTCGTCCGCAGAACCATGATCAGAAGCTGAACAAGAAGATGTATCGCGCAGCGATCCGTTCGATTCTTGCTGAGCTGGTCCGTAGCGACCGTCTGGTAGTGGTCGAAGACTTCGCTGTCGAAGCTCCGAAAACCAAAGAACTGCTGGGCAAGCTGAACGACATGGGTCTGACTGACGTTCTGATCGTGTCCGATGCCGTTGATCAAAATCTGTACCTGGCTGCTCGCAACCTGCCACACGTCGACGTTCGTGACGTGCAGGGTTCCGATCCGGTCAGTCTGATCGCGTATGAAAAGGTGCTGGTCACCGTTTCTGCCGTGAAGAAATTCGAGGAGCTGCTGGGATGA
- the rplC gene encoding 50S ribosomal protein L3, with amino-acid sequence MTIGVVGRKCGMTRIFTEEGVSIPVTVIEIEPNRVTQFKTEESDGYRAVQVTVGERRVSRVSKAQAGHFAKANVAAGRTVLEFRLEEGDYQAGDLINAEIFQAGQLVDVTGQSKGKGFAGTIKRWNFRGQDNTHGNSVSHRVPGSIGQCQTPGRVFKGKKMSGHMGAERVTVQSLEVVRVDAERNLLLVKGAVPGATGGNLVVRPAAKARG; translated from the coding sequence ATGACTATTGGTGTAGTCGGTCGTAAATGCGGCATGACCCGTATTTTCACCGAAGAAGGTGTCTCCATTCCGGTTACGGTCATCGAGATCGAACCGAATCGCGTCACCCAGTTTAAAACTGAAGAGTCCGATGGCTATCGCGCAGTGCAAGTCACTGTGGGTGAGCGTCGCGTTTCTCGTGTCAGCAAGGCTCAAGCCGGTCACTTCGCCAAGGCGAACGTCGCGGCAGGTCGTACCGTTCTGGAATTCCGTCTTGAAGAAGGCGACTACCAGGCTGGCGATCTGATCAACGCTGAAATCTTCCAAGCTGGTCAACTGGTCGACGTGACCGGTCAGTCCAAAGGTAAAGGCTTTGCCGGTACCATCAAGCGTTGGAACTTCCGCGGCCAAGACAATACCCACGGTAACTCCGTGTCCCACCGCGTTCCGGGTTCGATTGGCCAGTGCCAGACTCCGGGTCGTGTCTTCAAGGGCAAGAAAATGTCCGGTCACATGGGTGCTGAGCGCGTGACTGTGCAGTCCCTGGAAGTAGTGCGCGTGGATGCTGAACGCAACCTGCTGCTGGTCAAGGGTGCCGTTCCTGGCGCTACTGGCGGCAACCTGGTTGTACGTCCGGCTGCCAAGGCTCGCGGTTAA
- the rpsJ gene encoding 30S ribosomal protein S10 yields the protein MQNQQIRIRLKAFDHRLIDQSTQEIVETAKRTGAQVRGPIPLPTRKERFTVLTSPHVNKDARDQFEIRTHKRVLDIVQPTDKTVDALMKLDLAAGVEVQISLG from the coding sequence ATGCAAAACCAACAAATCCGTATACGGTTGAAGGCTTTTGACCATCGCCTGATCGATCAATCAACCCAGGAAATCGTGGAAACCGCGAAACGTACTGGTGCTCAGGTGCGTGGTCCGATTCCTCTGCCAACTCGCAAAGAGCGGTTCACCGTTCTGACTTCGCCACACGTCAACAAAGACGCGCGCGATCAGTTCGAAATCCGTACTCATAAGCGCGTACTGGACATCGTCCAGCCAACGGATAAAACCGTTGATGCTCTTATGAAGCTCGATCTTGCGGCTGGCGTGGAAGTGCAGATCAGCCTCGGCTAA
- the tuf gene encoding elongation factor Tu, translating to MAKEKFERNKPHVNVGTIGHVDHGKTTLTAALTRVCSEVFGSAKVDFDKIDSAPEEKARGITINTAHVEYDSSVRHYAHVDCPGHADYVKNMITGAAQMDGAILVCSAADGPMPQTREHILLSRQVGVPYIVVFLNKADMVDDAELLELVEMEVRDLLSTYDFPGDDTPIIIGSALMALNGQDDNEMGTTAVKKLVETLDSYIPEPVRAIDRPFLMPIEDVFSISGRGTVVTGRVERGIVKIQEEIEIVGLRDTTKTTCTGVEMFRKLLDEGRAGENCGVLLRGTKRDDVERGQVLAKPGTIKPHTKFEAEVYVLSKEEGGRHTPFFKGYRPQFYFRTTDVTGSCELPEGVEMVMPGDNIKMVVTLIKPIAMEDGLRFAIREGGRTVGAGVVAKIVE from the coding sequence GTGGCTAAAGAAAAATTCGAACGTAACAAACCGCACGTCAACGTTGGCACCATCGGTCACGTTGACCACGGTAAAACCACTCTGACCGCTGCTCTGACCCGCGTCTGCTCCGAAGTATTCGGTTCGGCCAAGGTCGACTTCGACAAGATCGACAGCGCGCCGGAAGAGAAAGCTCGTGGTATCACCATCAACACTGCGCACGTTGAGTACGATTCCTCCGTACGTCACTACGCGCACGTTGACTGCCCGGGTCACGCTGACTACGTCAAGAACATGATCACCGGTGCTGCCCAGATGGACGGCGCTATCCTGGTTTGTTCGGCTGCCGATGGTCCGATGCCTCAGACTCGCGAGCACATCCTGCTGTCGCGTCAGGTAGGCGTTCCGTACATCGTCGTGTTCCTGAACAAGGCTGACATGGTTGATGACGCCGAGCTGCTGGAGCTGGTGGAAATGGAAGTGCGCGATCTGCTGAGCACTTACGACTTCCCGGGCGACGACACGCCGATCATCATCGGTTCCGCTCTGATGGCTCTGAACGGCCAGGACGACAACGAGATGGGCACCACTGCCGTCAAGAAGCTCGTCGAAACTCTGGACAGCTACATCCCGGAGCCGGTTCGTGCAATCGACCGTCCGTTCCTGATGCCGATCGAAGACGTATTCTCGATCTCCGGCCGTGGCACTGTAGTGACCGGTCGTGTAGAGCGCGGTATCGTCAAGATCCAGGAAGAAATCGAGATCGTTGGTCTGCGTGACACCACCAAGACCACCTGTACCGGTGTTGAGATGTTCCGCAAGCTGCTCGACGAAGGTCGTGCTGGTGAGAACTGCGGCGTTCTGCTGCGTGGCACCAAGCGTGATGACGTAGAGCGTGGTCAGGTACTGGCCAAGCCGGGCACCATCAAGCCGCACACCAAGTTCGAAGCTGAAGTGTACGTTCTGTCCAAAGAAGAAGGTGGCCGTCACACCCCGTTCTTCAAAGGCTACCGTCCTCAGTTCTACTTCCGTACCACTGACGTGACCGGTTCGTGCGAACTGCCGGAAGGCGTTGAGATGGTAATGCCGGGCGACAACATCAAAATGGTTGTCACCCTGATCAAGCCGATCGCCATGGAAGATGGCCTGCGCTTCGCAATTCGCGAAGGTGGTCGTACCGTTGGTGCTGGCGTGGTTGCCAAGATCGTCGAGTAA
- the fusA gene encoding elongation factor G, giving the protein MARTTPINRYRNIGIVAHVDAGKTTTTERVLFYTGKSHKMGEVHDGAATTDWMVQEQERGITITSAAITAFWKGSEKQYKDEHRFNVIDTPGHVDFTIEVERSLRVLDGAVVVFCGTSGVEPQSETVWRQANKYGVPRLVYVNKMDRAGADFLRVIGQIKQRLGHTPVPIQLAIGSEDNFQGQIDLINMQAVYWNDSDKGMVPVRKEIPAELLADAEKWRGNMVEAAAEANEELMNKYLEGEELTNDEIKLALRQRTIAGEIVLAVCGSSFKNKGVPLVLDAVIDFLPAPTDIPAIKGSNPDNEEEEMERHADDSEPFSALAFKIATDPFVGTLTFVRVYSGVLASGDGVINSVKGKKERVGRMVQMHANAREEIKEVRAGDIAALIGMKDVTTGETLCNADKPIILVRMDFPEPVISVAVEPKTKDDQEKMGIALGKLAQEDPSFRVKTDEETGQTIISGMGELHLDILVDRMRREFNVEANIGKPQVSYRERITKNCEIEGKFVRQSGGRGQFGHCWIRFAPADEGQEGLQFVNEVVGGVVPKEYIPAIQKGIEEQMKNGVVAGYPLIGLKATVFDGSYHDVDSNEMAFKVAASMATKQLAQKGGGELLEPIMAVEVVTPEDYMGDVMGDLNRRRGMILGMEDTISGKVIRAEVPLGEMFGYATDVRSMSQGRASYSMEFKKYNTAPSHIVESVTKKQG; this is encoded by the coding sequence ATGGCTCGTACTACACCGATTAATCGCTACCGTAACATCGGTATCGTGGCTCACGTGGATGCTGGTAAAACCACTACCACCGAGCGCGTCCTTTTTTACACCGGCAAAAGCCACAAAATGGGCGAGGTGCATGATGGCGCCGCGACCACAGACTGGATGGTGCAGGAGCAGGAGCGTGGTATTACCATCACTTCCGCTGCTATCACCGCCTTCTGGAAAGGCTCCGAGAAGCAGTACAAGGACGAGCACCGTTTCAACGTCATCGACACCCCGGGGCACGTAGACTTCACCATTGAAGTTGAGCGTTCCCTGCGCGTACTCGACGGCGCGGTCGTTGTGTTCTGCGGTACCTCGGGCGTTGAGCCTCAGTCGGAAACCGTATGGCGCCAAGCCAACAAGTACGGCGTTCCGCGTCTTGTTTACGTAAACAAGATGGACCGTGCCGGTGCTGACTTCCTGCGTGTCATCGGTCAGATCAAGCAGCGTCTGGGTCACACTCCGGTGCCGATCCAGCTGGCTATCGGTTCGGAAGACAACTTCCAGGGCCAGATCGACCTGATCAACATGCAAGCTGTGTACTGGAACGATTCCGACAAGGGTATGGTTCCTGTTCGCAAGGAAATCCCTGCCGAGTTGCTGGCAGACGCCGAAAAATGGCGCGGCAACATGGTCGAGGCTGCGGCCGAAGCCAACGAAGAGCTGATGAACAAGTACCTCGAAGGTGAAGAACTCACCAACGACGAAATCAAGCTCGCTCTGCGTCAGCGCACCATCGCTGGTGAGATCGTTCTGGCCGTTTGCGGTTCTTCCTTCAAGAACAAGGGCGTTCCCCTGGTTCTCGACGCCGTCATCGACTTCCTGCCGGCTCCTACCGACATTCCTGCTATCAAGGGCTCCAACCCTGATAACGAGGAAGAGGAAATGGAGCGTCACGCCGATGACAGCGAGCCGTTCTCGGCTCTGGCGTTCAAGATCGCTACCGACCCATTCGTGGGTACTCTGACCTTCGTCCGCGTTTACTCGGGCGTGTTGGCCTCCGGCGACGGCGTGATCAACTCGGTCAAGGGCAAGAAAGAGCGTGTGGGTCGTATGGTGCAGATGCACGCAAACGCCCGCGAAGAGATCAAAGAAGTGCGCGCTGGCGACATCGCTGCTCTGATCGGCATGAAGGACGTCACCACTGGTGAGACTCTGTGCAACGCTGACAAGCCAATCATCCTCGTTCGTATGGACTTCCCGGAGCCGGTTATTTCGGTTGCCGTAGAGCCCAAGACCAAGGACGACCAGGAAAAAATGGGTATCGCTCTGGGCAAGCTCGCTCAGGAAGACCCATCTTTCCGCGTCAAGACCGACGAAGAGACTGGTCAGACGATCATCTCCGGCATGGGCGAGTTGCACCTGGACATCCTGGTCGACCGTATGCGCCGCGAGTTCAACGTCGAAGCCAACATCGGCAAGCCTCAGGTTTCCTATCGTGAGCGCATCACGAAGAATTGCGAAATCGAAGGCAAGTTCGTGCGTCAGTCCGGTGGTCGTGGCCAGTTCGGCCATTGCTGGATCCGTTTTGCTCCTGCTGACGAAGGTCAGGAAGGTCTGCAATTCGTGAACGAGGTTGTGGGTGGTGTGGTTCCGAAGGAATACATCCCGGCTATCCAGAAAGGTATCGAAGAGCAGATGAAGAACGGCGTTGTCGCCGGCTATCCGCTGATCGGCCTGAAGGCTACCGTGTTCGATGGTTCCTACCACGACGTCGACTCCAACGAGATGGCGTTCAAGGTGGCGGCTTCCATGGCGACCAAGCAGCTGGCCCAGAAGGGCGGTGGTGAGTTGCTCGAGCCGATCATGGCGGTAGAAGTTGTTACCCCTGAAGATTACATGGGTGACGTGATGGGCGACCTCAACCGCCGTCGCGGCATGATCCTGGGTATGGAAGACACGATCTCCGGTAAGGTGATCCGTGCTGAAGTTCCGCTGGGTGAGATGTTCGGTTACGCAACCGACGTCCGTTCCATGTCTCAGGGTCGCGCAAGCTACTCCATGGAATTCAAGAAATACAACACAGCTCCGTCGCATATCGTCGAGTCTGTAACCAAAAAACAAGGCTGA
- the rpsG gene encoding 30S ribosomal protein S7 has product MPRRRVAAKREVLDDPKYGSQILAKFMNHVMESGKKAVAERIVYGALDKVKERKNSDPLEIFEKALDAIAPLVEVKSRRVGGATYQVPVEVRPSRRNALAMRWLVDFARKRGEKSMALRLAGELLDAAEGKGAAVKKREDVHRMAEANKAFSHYRF; this is encoded by the coding sequence ATGCCAAGACGTCGTGTAGCAGCCAAGCGCGAAGTGCTTGACGATCCAAAATACGGAAGCCAAATCCTGGCCAAGTTCATGAACCACGTGATGGAAAGCGGCAAGAAAGCCGTTGCCGAGCGTATCGTTTATGGCGCCCTGGACAAGGTTAAAGAGCGTAAGAACAGCGATCCCCTGGAAATCTTCGAGAAAGCTCTCGACGCCATCGCTCCGCTGGTCGAAGTGAAGTCGCGCCGTGTAGGCGGTGCTACTTACCAGGTTCCGGTCGAAGTTCGTCCGTCCCGTCGTAACGCCCTGGCCATGCGCTGGTTGGTGGATTTCGCCCGTAAGCGCGGCGAGAAATCCATGGCCCTGCGCTTGGCAGGTGAACTGTTGGATGCTGCAGAAGGCAAAGGTGCTGCAGTTAAGAAGCGTGAAGACGTGCACCGTATGGCTGAAGCCAACAAGGCTTTCTCGCACTACCGCTTCTAA
- the rpsL gene encoding 30S ribosomal protein S12, with product MATINQLVRQPRKRIVEKSDVPALQNCPQRRGVCTRVYTTTPKKPNSALRKVCRVRLTNGFEVSSYIGGEGHNLQEHSVVLIRGGRVKDLPGVRYHTVRGSLDTSGVKGRNQGRSKYGTKRPK from the coding sequence ATGGCAACTATCAACCAGCTGGTGCGTCAGCCGCGCAAGCGTATCGTCGAGAAATCCGACGTACCTGCGCTGCAGAACTGCCCCCAGCGTCGTGGCGTATGCACTCGCGTGTATACCACCACGCCGAAAAAACCTAACTCGGCACTGCGTAAAGTTTGCCGTGTTCGCCTGACCAACGGTTTCGAGGTTTCCTCGTACATCGGTGGTGAAGGCCACAACCTGCAAGAGCACAGCGTCGTGCTGATCCGTGGCGGTCGTGTAAAAGACTTGCCAGGTGTGCGTTATCACACCGTTCGCGGCTCGCTGGACACCTCGGGTGTCAAAGGCCGTAACCAGGGTCGTTCGAAGTACGGTACCAAGCGTCCGAAGTGA